A single Elephas maximus indicus isolate mEleMax1 chromosome 2, mEleMax1 primary haplotype, whole genome shotgun sequence DNA region contains:
- the LOC126067389 gene encoding olfactory receptor 56 — MDTWLNQSYTDDFVLLGIFSYCATDLVLFSMVMMVFTVALCGNVLLISLIYINPRLHTPMYFFLSQLSLMDLMLVCNIVPKMAVNFLSGRKSISFVGCGIQIGLFVSLVGSEGLLLGLMAYDRYVAISHPLHYPILMSQRVCLQIAGGSWAFGILDGMIQMVAAMTFPYCGSRNVDHFFCEVPALLKLACADTSLFENLLFGCCVFMLLLPFSIIMASYAHILAAVLRMNSAESRKRALATCSSHLTAVSLFYGAAMFIYLRPKHYRTPSHDKVVSVFYTVLTPMLNPLIYSLRNGEVIGALRKGLDRCRIVS; from the coding sequence ATGGACACCTGGTTGAATCAATCATACACAGATGACTTTGTCCTCTTGGGCATCTTTTCATACTGTGCAACTGATCTTGTTCTTTTCTCTATGGTCATGATGGTCTTCACAGTGGCCCTCTGTGGGAATGTCCTACTCATCTCCCTCATCTACATAAATCCTCGACTTCAtacacccatgtacttcttccttagTCAGCTTTCCCTCATGGACCTCATGTTGGTATGTAACATTGTACCAAAGATGGCAGTCAACTTCCTGTCTGGCAGAAAGTCCATCTCCTTTGTGGGTTGTGGTATACAAATTGGCCTTTTTGTCTCTCTCGTGGGCTCTGAGGGGCTcttactgggactcatggcttacgaccgctatgtggccattagCCACCCACTTCACTATCCCATCCTCATGAGCCAGAGGGTCTGTCTCCAGATTGCTGGAGGATCCTGGGCCTTTGGCATACTAGATGGAATGATCCAGATGGTGGCAGCCATGACCTTCCCCTACTGTGGCTCCAGGAATGTGGACCACTTCTTCTGTGAGGTGCCAGCCTTATTGAAGCTGGCCTGTGCAGATACATCCCTTTTTGAGAACCTGCTATTTGGTTGCTGTGTCTTCAtgctcctccttcccttctccatCATCATGGCCTCCTATGCTCATATTCTGGCTGCTGTGCTCCGTATGAACTCTGCTGAGTCCCGTAAAAGGGCTCTGGCCACCTGTTCCTCCCATCTGACAGCTGTCTCCCTCTTCTATGGGGCTGCCATGTTCATCTACTTGAGGCCTAAGCACTACCGGACCCCTAGCCATGACAAAGTGGTCTCTGTCTTCTACACCGTTCTTACTCCTATGCTCAACCCCCTCATTTATAGCTTGAGGAATGGGGAAGTGATCGGGGCACTGAGGAAGGGGCTAGACCGTTGTAGGATTGTCAGCTAG